A genomic region of Pseudomonas sp. MPC6 contains the following coding sequences:
- the arcD gene encoding arginine-ornithine antiporter — MSESPGKLKLGALVALVVGSMIGGGIFSLPQNMAASADVGAVLIGWAITAVGMLTLAFVFQTLANRKPDLDGGVYAYAKAGFGDYMGFSSAWGYWISAWLGNVGYFVLLFSTLGYFFPIFGEGNTVAAIIGASVLLWGVHFLVLRGIKEAAFINLVTTVAKVVPLLLFVLIAIFAFKLEIFTADIWGLKNPDLGSVMNQVRNMMLVTVWVFIGIEGASIFSARAEKRSDVGKATVIGFITVLLFLVLVNVLSLGIMTQPELAKLQNPSMAAVLEHVVGDWGAVLISVGLIISLLGALLSWVLLCAEIMFAAAKDHTMPAFLRKENANQVPVNALWLTNAMVQLFLIITLFSASTYLSLIYLATSMILVPYLWSAAYALLLAVRGESYENALAERRKDLFIGGLAVIYAIWLIYAGGVKYLLLSALLYAPGVILFAKAKLEIDKPVFTNVEKLIFAAVIVGAVVAAYGLYDGFLTL; from the coding sequence ATGTCTGAATCCCCCGGAAAATTGAAGCTCGGCGCTCTGGTTGCCTTGGTCGTCGGCTCAATGATTGGCGGGGGGATTTTTTCCCTGCCGCAAAACATGGCAGCCAGTGCCGATGTCGGCGCCGTATTGATCGGCTGGGCCATCACTGCAGTCGGCATGCTGACCCTGGCTTTCGTGTTCCAGACCCTGGCCAATCGCAAGCCGGATCTGGATGGCGGTGTCTACGCCTACGCCAAGGCCGGTTTCGGCGACTACATGGGTTTTTCTTCCGCCTGGGGTTACTGGATCAGCGCCTGGCTGGGCAACGTCGGCTACTTCGTGCTGCTGTTCAGCACCCTCGGTTACTTTTTCCCGATCTTCGGCGAAGGCAACACGGTGGCGGCGATCATCGGTGCATCGGTGCTGCTGTGGGGCGTGCACTTCCTGGTGCTGCGGGGGATCAAGGAAGCGGCATTCATCAACCTGGTGACCACGGTCGCCAAGGTCGTGCCGTTGCTGCTGTTTGTGTTGATCGCGATTTTCGCCTTCAAACTGGAAATCTTCACCGCCGACATCTGGGGCCTGAAAAACCCGGACCTGGGCAGCGTGATGAACCAGGTGCGCAACATGATGCTGGTCACCGTCTGGGTGTTCATCGGCATCGAAGGCGCGAGCATCTTTTCAGCCCGGGCGGAAAAACGCAGCGACGTGGGTAAAGCCACGGTGATCGGTTTCATCACCGTGCTGCTGTTTCTGGTGCTGGTGAACGTACTGTCGCTGGGGATCATGACCCAGCCGGAACTGGCCAAGCTGCAGAACCCGTCGATGGCCGCGGTGCTGGAACACGTGGTCGGTGACTGGGGCGCGGTGCTGATCAGCGTCGGCCTGATCATCTCGCTACTGGGGGCATTGCTGTCGTGGGTGCTGCTGTGTGCGGAGATCATGTTCGCCGCCGCCAAGGATCACACCATGCCGGCCTTCCTGCGCAAGGAAAACGCCAACCAGGTGCCGGTCAATGCGCTGTGGCTGACCAATGCCATGGTGCAACTGTTCCTGATCATCACCTTGTTTTCGGCCAGTACTTACCTGTCGCTGATCTACCTCGCCACCTCAATGATCCTGGTGCCTTACCTGTGGTCGGCGGCCTATGCCCTGCTGCTGGCAGTACGCGGCGAGAGCTACGAGAACGCCCTGGCCGAGCGCAGGAAAGACCTGTTCATCGGTGGCCTGGCAGTGATCTACGCGATCTGGCTGATCTACGCCGGCGGCGTCAAATACCTGCTGCTCTCCGCCCTGCTCTACGCCCCCGGCGTGATTCTGTTTGCCAAGGCCAAGCTTGAAATCGACAAACCGGTTTTCACCAACGTCGAGAAGCTGATTTTCGCCGCCGTTATCGTGGGCGCGGTGGTGGCGGCCTATGGGCTGTATGACGGCTTCCTGACCCTGTAG
- the arcD gene encoding arginine-ornithine antiporter, producing the protein MSQPTQKLRLNALIALVVGSMIGGGIFSLPQNMAAKADAGAILIGWGITAVGMLTLAFVFQTLANRKPELDSGVYAYAKAGFGDYMGFSSAWGYWISAWLGNVGYFVLLFSTLGYFFPVFGQGNTPIAIGCASVLLWAVHFLVMRGIKEAAFINQLTTVAKIVPLILFIVIAAVAFKADIFTRDIWGRSNPNFGGVMDQVRNMMLVTVFVFIGIEGASVYSARAQKRADVGRATVIGFLGVLALLVLVNVLSLGIMSQPELARLQNPSLATVMEHIVGHWGALLISVGLAISLLGALLSWALLCAEILFATARDKTMPAFLKKENTNHVPVNALWLTNGMIQIFLLITLVSAGTYTSLIYLASSMILVPYLWSAAYAVLLSGRGETYEHASAERTKDLMIGGVALCYAVWLLYAGGVKYLLLSALLYAPGVILFAKAKHEQGEPLFTPIEKGIFTCVVAGAGLAAYGLYRGMLSL; encoded by the coding sequence ATGTCACAACCGACGCAAAAGCTGCGCTTGAATGCGCTCATTGCCCTGGTAGTGGGGTCGATGATTGGCGGCGGGATTTTTTCCCTGCCTCAGAACATGGCGGCGAAAGCCGATGCCGGCGCCATATTGATCGGCTGGGGGATCACCGCCGTCGGCATGCTGACCCTGGCTTTCGTGTTCCAGACCCTGGCCAATCGCAAGCCCGAACTGGACTCGGGGGTGTACGCTTACGCCAAGGCCGGGTTCGGCGACTACATGGGTTTTTCTTCTGCCTGGGGATACTGGATCAGTGCCTGGCTGGGTAACGTCGGTTATTTCGTGCTGCTGTTCAGTACCCTCGGTTACTTCTTTCCGGTCTTTGGCCAGGGCAATACGCCCATCGCCATTGGTTGCGCTTCGGTGCTGTTATGGGCGGTGCACTTCCTGGTGATGCGTGGCATCAAGGAGGCGGCGTTCATCAATCAACTGACCACCGTGGCCAAGATCGTGCCGTTGATCTTGTTTATTGTTATCGCTGCCGTGGCCTTCAAGGCGGATATCTTTACCCGGGACATCTGGGGTCGCAGCAACCCGAATTTTGGCGGAGTGATGGATCAGGTGCGCAACATGATGCTGGTGACGGTTTTCGTCTTCATCGGCATCGAAGGCGCCAGCGTCTATTCGGCCCGGGCGCAGAAACGTGCGGACGTGGGCCGCGCGACGGTCATCGGTTTTCTCGGGGTGCTGGCACTGCTGGTGTTGGTCAATGTGCTGTCGCTGGGCATCATGAGCCAGCCGGAACTGGCCAGGCTGCAGAACCCGTCACTGGCGACTGTCATGGAGCACATCGTCGGCCATTGGGGTGCGTTGTTGATCAGCGTCGGCCTGGCGATCTCGCTGTTGGGTGCATTGCTGTCGTGGGCGCTGCTTTGCGCGGAAATCCTGTTTGCCACGGCCAGGGACAAGACCATGCCGGCCTTCCTGAAAAAGGAAAATACCAACCACGTACCGGTCAATGCGCTGTGGTTGACCAACGGCATGATCCAGATTTTCCTGTTGATCACCTTGGTCTCAGCCGGCACTTACACCAGTCTTATTTACCTGGCGTCCTCGATGATTCTGGTGCCGTACTTGTGGTCGGCGGCCTATGCGGTGCTGTTGAGCGGGCGTGGCGAAACCTACGAACACGCATCGGCCGAGCGCACCAAGGACCTGATGATCGGCGGCGTTGCGCTGTGTTACGCGGTATGGCTGTTGTATGCCGGAGGGGTCAAGTATTTGCTGTTGTCTGCCTTATTATATGCGCCCGGAGTGATTTTGTTTGCCAAGGCCAAACATGAGCAGGGCGAACCACTGTTCACGCCGATCGAGAAGGGCATTTTTACCTGCGTCGTGGCCGGAGCGGGGCTTGCGGCTTATGGCTTGTACCGTGGAATGCTGTCGTTATGA
- a CDS encoding flavohemoglobin expression-modulating QEGLA motif protein: MSTAPLSELDAALPGLVRKIRVLEALAWPDGVEETFLQRWRAGRAELPRVELRPRDHSAEIVALEAFTDRCDQGHPAGAYLAMTARSYATAGRMLGAIGTPAFTQYSSALYRRPDFYYSRLNLSMLDAARFFLSTTDALLGGARIPPIQADIPAEAFAAWMQPELDRFFGPGRITVVLDPTLAAKAIAGASRIRLRAGALFSELDKQQLLQHEAFVHVATAQNGALQPNLKSLGLGAPRTTQTQEGIATLAELFTGSMDINRLRRLALRVLAVQQALEGADFIQVFEGFLAAGQSQEESFRSTQRVFRGADLHGGSAFTKDAAYLTGLLGVHTLLRIAIRDNRPELVGHLFAGRLSLGDTVRLAPLFESGWLKGPVHVPDWAADLNRLAANLAFSAFITRIKLDVLDLDVLMAFADEHEADASASSPGALS; this comes from the coding sequence GTGAGCACCGCGCCCCTGTCCGAACTCGATGCCGCCCTGCCCGGTCTGGTCCGCAAGATCCGCGTCCTGGAAGCCCTGGCCTGGCCGGACGGGGTCGAGGAAACATTTCTGCAACGCTGGCGCGCCGGGCGCGCGGAACTGCCCAGGGTCGAGCTCCGCCCGCGCGACCACAGCGCCGAGATCGTGGCCCTGGAAGCCTTTACCGACCGCTGCGACCAGGGGCATCCGGCCGGAGCTTACCTTGCGATGACGGCGCGCAGCTATGCCACCGCCGGCCGCATGCTCGGTGCCATTGGCACACCCGCTTTTACCCAGTATTCGTCAGCGCTGTACCGGCGCCCGGACTTCTACTATTCACGCCTGAACCTGAGCATGCTGGACGCGGCCCGGTTCTTCCTCAGTACCACCGACGCCTTGCTGGGCGGTGCGCGGATTCCACCGATCCAGGCCGACATCCCGGCCGAGGCGTTCGCTGCCTGGATGCAGCCGGAACTGGATCGATTCTTCGGCCCGGGCCGGATCACGGTCGTGCTCGATCCGACCCTGGCCGCCAAGGCCATCGCCGGGGCGAGCCGTATCCGCCTGCGTGCCGGCGCCCTGTTCTCGGAACTGGACAAGCAGCAGCTATTGCAGCATGAGGCCTTTGTGCATGTCGCCACGGCGCAAAACGGCGCGCTGCAACCCAACCTGAAAAGCCTGGGGCTGGGGGCGCCACGCACGACCCAGACCCAGGAAGGCATCGCCACCCTGGCCGAGCTGTTCACCGGCAGCATGGACATCAACCGCCTGCGCCGCCTCGCCCTGCGTGTGCTCGCGGTCCAGCAGGCACTGGAGGGTGCCGATTTCATCCAGGTATTCGAAGGTTTTCTCGCTGCCGGTCAGTCCCAGGAGGAATCCTTCCGTTCGACCCAACGGGTTTTCCGCGGCGCCGACCTGCACGGCGGTTCGGCATTCACCAAGGATGCCGCCTACCTGACCGGCTTGCTCGGCGTGCATACCCTGCTGCGCATTGCGATCCGCGACAACCGGCCGGAACTGGTGGGTCATCTGTTTGCCGGGCGCCTCAGCCTGGGCGACACCGTGCGCCTGGCCCCGCTCTTCGAGTCCGGCTGGCTCAAGGGGCCGGTCCATGTCCCGGACTGGGCCGCGGATCTGAATCGGCTCGCCGCCAACCTGGCGTTCTCCGCCTTTATCACCCGGATCAAGCTGGATGTGCTCGATCTGGACGTGCTCATGGCGTTTGCCGACGAGCATGAAGCCGACGCCAGCGCCTCCAGCCCTGGCGCGTTGTCATAA
- a CDS encoding MliC family protein — MKTVTAIFTCLLAAGVFAAASSRAQAAPPSPMFKTSFDCAQARAPAEKLICGDAQLAQMDVELMRLYRLALTDQRSVPPPDNVMIDQQFWVKTRNQCASGPELKACTIRSYAERAHQLRQGSAIARTRDPDRLTEGPLAFRCPGLNAPIAATFFTTQPGVVYLKWANASVTLSQVQSDSGSRYTGKDSQGQYSFWQDGDVVLFQKPGSGEMSCSAEPGKLP; from the coding sequence ATGAAAACGGTCACGGCCATTTTCACCTGTCTGCTCGCTGCCGGCGTGTTCGCGGCGGCGAGCAGCCGTGCACAGGCTGCGCCCCCTTCGCCCATGTTCAAGACCAGCTTCGACTGCGCCCAGGCCAGGGCGCCCGCCGAAAAACTCATCTGTGGCGATGCGCAGCTGGCGCAGATGGATGTCGAACTGATGCGCCTGTATCGGCTGGCCCTCACGGATCAACGCTCGGTACCGCCTCCGGACAACGTCATGATCGACCAGCAGTTCTGGGTCAAGACCCGCAATCAATGTGCTTCCGGGCCAGAGCTCAAGGCGTGCACGATTCGCAGTTATGCCGAGCGCGCGCACCAGCTGCGTCAAGGCTCGGCCATTGCCAGGACCCGGGATCCGGACAGACTCACCGAAGGCCCCCTGGCGTTTCGTTGTCCAGGGTTAAACGCGCCGATTGCGGCCACCTTCTTCACCACGCAGCCGGGTGTCGTGTACCTGAAATGGGCGAACGCCTCGGTCACCCTGAGCCAGGTGCAGAGTGATTCGGGATCCCGATACACTGGCAAGGACTCCCAAGGGCAATACAGCTTCTGGCAAGACGGCGATGTCGTCCTGTTCCAGAAGCCAGGCTCAGGGGAAATGAGTTGTTCGGCCGAACCAGGAAAACTCCCGTGA
- a CDS encoding Rap1a/Tai family immunity protein encodes MIIRIGLVAWVSLLGCGQALADGNNLLMACKMIGQKIPTDDYSAFESGLCIGLVQGVRQTLSAYADLLPKEQRICVPRAVNNKESVGVVVKYLEAHPNQLNLPEVALAIQAHREAFPCK; translated from the coding sequence TTGATCATACGAATCGGACTGGTCGCATGGGTATCGCTGCTGGGGTGTGGTCAGGCCCTGGCAGATGGGAACAATTTGCTGATGGCGTGCAAAATGATCGGTCAGAAGATTCCAACGGACGACTACAGTGCTTTTGAAAGCGGGTTGTGCATCGGGCTGGTCCAGGGCGTTCGCCAGACGTTGAGCGCATACGCCGACCTCTTGCCGAAAGAACAACGCATCTGCGTTCCACGGGCAGTGAACAACAAGGAAAGCGTGGGCGTCGTCGTCAAGTATCTGGAGGCCCATCCCAATCAGTTGAACCTGCCGGAAGTGGCACTGGCGATTCAGGCACACCGAGAGGCATTCCCCTGTAAATGA
- a CDS encoding quinone oxidoreductase: MAQVVRFYETGGPEVLRFEEVEVGEPGPGEVRLRHVAVGLNYADTYFRNGTYPIPMPNGMGVEASGVVQAIGAGVTNVQVGDRVTYTGFLNTLGAYSTERLIPAAPLIKLPESISFETAAAMTMRGLTASYLMRRIYDFKPGDTILLHAAAGGVGLIVSQWAKLLGLTVIGTVSSEAKAEVARAHGCDHVINYSHEDFAKRVRELTDGVGVNVVFDSVGKNTFMGSLDSLKRRGLLVCVGTASGPIPEFNPALLAMKGSLFVTRPALADYIADPAEKAELAGELFDLVGSGKIKIEINQHYSLQDAVQAHRDLESRKTTGSSIFVI; encoded by the coding sequence ATGGCCCAAGTCGTACGATTTTATGAAACCGGTGGTCCCGAGGTTCTTCGCTTTGAAGAGGTCGAGGTCGGCGAGCCCGGTCCTGGTGAGGTTCGGCTGCGTCACGTAGCGGTCGGCCTCAACTATGCCGACACCTACTTTCGCAATGGCACTTACCCGATCCCGATGCCGAACGGCATGGGGGTTGAAGCGTCCGGCGTGGTCCAGGCCATCGGCGCAGGGGTGACCAACGTACAGGTGGGCGACCGCGTCACCTACACCGGTTTCCTCAACACCCTGGGTGCCTACAGTACCGAACGCCTGATCCCGGCTGCACCGTTGATCAAACTGCCGGAAAGCATCTCGTTCGAGACTGCGGCGGCCATGACCATGCGCGGCCTGACCGCTTCGTACCTGATGCGCCGCATCTATGACTTCAAGCCCGGTGACACCATCCTGCTGCACGCTGCCGCCGGTGGCGTCGGCCTGATTGTTTCGCAGTGGGCCAAGCTGTTGGGCCTGACCGTGATCGGCACGGTGTCCAGCGAGGCCAAGGCCGAGGTGGCCCGCGCTCATGGTTGCGACCATGTGATCAATTACAGCCACGAAGACTTTGCCAAGCGCGTGCGTGAGTTGACCGACGGCGTCGGCGTCAATGTGGTGTTCGACAGTGTTGGCAAGAATACCTTCATGGGCTCGCTGGACTCGCTCAAGCGTCGCGGCCTGTTGGTCTGCGTCGGTACCGCCTCCGGCCCGATTCCTGAATTCAACCCGGCGCTGTTGGCGATGAAAGGTTCGCTGTTCGTGACTCGCCCGGCACTGGCGGATTACATCGCCGACCCGGCAGAGAAGGCCGAACTGGCCGGTGAGCTGTTCGACCTGGTCGGCAGCGGCAAGATCAAGATCGAGATCAACCAGCATTACAGCTTGCAGGATGCCGTGCAGGCGCACCGTGATCTGGAATCGCGCAAAACCACCGGTTCATCGATCTTCGTCATCTAA